The proteins below come from a single Chitinophaga pinensis DSM 2588 genomic window:
- the wecB gene encoding non-hydrolyzing UDP-N-acetylglucosamine 2-epimerase, with product MKIVTILGARPQFVKAAVVSREILKNAGIREVIIHTGQHYDKNMSDIFFEEMEIPSPDYNLNINGLSHGAMTGEMLKGIESILLSEKPDYVMVYGDTNSTIAGALAAKKIHIKVAHVEAGLRSFNIRMPEEVNRILTDRISDKLYCPTQTAVDNLLREGYAALDGQIHKTGDVMLDAALFYSRKAKEKSAIIDTLGLDKFILCTIHRAENTDDLDRLRSIVNAINEIAGSIRVVVPIHPRTRNILAKHDISVNFDMIDPVGYFDMLNLITHCSLVMTDSGGLQKEAFYFKKNCVTLRDETEWVELIDNGFAVCVGSDTCKILEAYHGLLHKDNDFSLDLYGKGDASEKIVAGLFN from the coding sequence ATGAAGATCGTTACCATTTTAGGGGCCAGACCGCAGTTCGTAAAGGCCGCCGTTGTGAGCAGGGAAATACTGAAAAATGCGGGTATCCGGGAAGTGATCATCCACACGGGCCAACATTATGATAAAAATATGTCGGATATCTTTTTTGAAGAAATGGAGATACCGTCGCCTGATTATAATCTGAACATAAATGGTTTGTCGCATGGCGCTATGACAGGTGAAATGCTGAAAGGGATCGAAAGCATCCTGCTCAGTGAAAAACCTGATTATGTGATGGTCTACGGTGATACAAATTCCACCATTGCCGGTGCGCTGGCAGCTAAAAAGATCCATATAAAAGTAGCGCATGTAGAAGCAGGTCTCCGCAGTTTCAATATCCGGATGCCGGAAGAGGTCAACCGGATACTGACAGACAGGATCTCTGATAAGTTGTACTGTCCGACGCAGACAGCCGTCGATAATCTCCTGCGGGAAGGCTATGCAGCACTGGACGGACAGATCCATAAAACCGGCGATGTGATGCTGGACGCAGCATTGTTCTATTCGCGGAAAGCAAAAGAAAAATCGGCCATCATAGACACACTCGGACTGGACAAATTTATACTCTGCACCATTCATCGTGCAGAAAATACCGATGATCTTGACAGATTACGATCCATCGTAAATGCTATTAACGAGATAGCCGGTAGTATCCGGGTTGTGGTACCCATTCACCCACGTACCCGGAATATACTGGCAAAGCATGATATCTCCGTCAACTTTGATATGATAGATCCGGTGGGATATTTTGATATGCTGAATCTGATCACGCATTGTAGTCTGGTCATGACAGACAGTGGCGGATTACAGAAAGAAGCCTTCTACTTTAAAAAGAACTGTGTAACACTCCGGGATGAAACGGAATGGGTGGAGCTGATAGACAATGGATTTGCGGTATGCGTAGGCAGCGATACCTGTAAAATCCTGGAAGCCTATCATGGTCTGTTACACAAAGACAATGACTTTTCCCTCGACCTGTATGGTAAAGGAGACGCTTCCGAAAAGATCGTAGCCGGATTATTTAACTAA
- a CDS encoding glycosyltransferase family 4 protein, with protein sequence MRIVHLCNYFQPELGYQEYFLAIEHAKMGHEVTVVTSERYFPFPDYENTTKPVLGNRIHEPGEYDLEGYRVIKLPVAFEVSKRVWLKGLERVLRRLRPDLVVCHGIGNFNALRVSSWKKSMGFKLLVDDHMLMSEVNRSILGKLYYKTFNFQKVYKSADRIVGVADECVQYIVDFYRYPKSRVEMIPLGADTNLFRFEKEQAAAFRERNGIDPDAIVITYTGKHTFKKAPHYTLIALDQLRDKLGDKKIVALYVGNMEANYREELELHAAKVADRVKVIMLPAVTNKELVAIYSASDIASWPRQGSMSMIEACSCGVPIVCCDFLTERYKNNNGIAIREDNMQDLINAYDLLINNEAERKAMGQRSRELIMNEMSWKSIAERYLE encoded by the coding sequence ATGAGGATCGTACACTTATGCAATTACTTCCAGCCGGAACTTGGCTACCAGGAATATTTTTTAGCAATTGAACATGCCAAGATGGGTCACGAAGTAACGGTGGTGACCTCCGAGCGATATTTCCCTTTCCCGGACTATGAGAATACGACAAAGCCGGTATTGGGCAACAGGATACATGAGCCAGGTGAATATGATTTAGAGGGTTACCGGGTGATCAAACTGCCTGTCGCATTCGAAGTCAGCAAGCGCGTATGGCTGAAAGGACTTGAAAGGGTACTGAGAAGACTCAGACCGGACCTGGTGGTGTGTCATGGTATCGGCAATTTCAATGCCCTCCGCGTATCAAGCTGGAAGAAAAGCATGGGCTTTAAACTGCTGGTGGATGACCACATGCTGATGTCGGAAGTGAACCGTTCCATCCTCGGAAAACTCTACTATAAGACCTTTAATTTCCAGAAAGTATATAAAAGTGCAGACCGGATCGTCGGTGTAGCAGATGAGTGCGTACAGTATATTGTCGACTTCTACCGTTACCCGAAATCCAGGGTAGAAATGATACCGCTGGGTGCAGATACAAACCTCTTCCGTTTTGAAAAGGAACAGGCGGCTGCCTTCAGAGAGCGTAACGGCATAGATCCAGACGCGATCGTCATTACCTACACCGGTAAACATACCTTCAAAAAGGCACCGCATTATACACTGATAGCGCTGGATCAGCTGAGGGACAAGCTTGGGGATAAAAAGATCGTGGCGCTATATGTAGGCAATATGGAGGCTAATTACAGGGAAGAGCTGGAATTGCACGCCGCTAAGGTGGCAGACAGGGTTAAGGTCATCATGCTGCCTGCCGTAACCAATAAAGAGCTGGTTGCCATCTATTCCGCCAGTGATATCGCTTCCTGGCCAAGACAGGGCTCTATGTCCATGATTGAGGCCTGTAGTTGTGGCGTACCCATCGTTTGCTGCGACTTCCTGACGGAGCGCTATAAGAACAATAATGGTATTGCCATCAGGGAAGATAACATGCAGGATCTCATTAATGCCTATGATCTCCTGATCAATAACGAAGCGGAAAGAAAAGCAATGGGTCAGCGTAGCAGGGAGCTCATCATGAATGAGATGTCCTGGAAAAGTATTGCAGAGCGCTATCTGGAATAG
- a CDS encoding nitrous oxide reductase family maturation protein NosD, which produces MTIRILQVAFWLFFSLVCASDASKVYALSVYKPVAIDVRALGAKGDGTTDDSKAIQQALNQAATASDKIVSFPAGQYLISQTLRTAAAGTRMVFAKGASLKLANNTNGGILILNDNCSVENATLQGNGQSAPDLYKGYGIALSAVSNSTVKNCIFTGISGFNIFLNRNGNKGCNKCVITGNTIKSPALSLPKGYDGSGIMIGYSGTGYAHTDNEVSNNTIDGAQTLGHGIAVMTHGSGNKIIGNTISNCLRYGIISYETSYEDSTLFTTAIINNTVSNIGAKDGTTNNMGMGIYVMKTHGAIVKGNKVSNTLINSDNTETLGRGAITVSGGVGCTVENNTITNSGRYGIVCIYGFNTSIRNNKILGVKESGIYMRNTNGNVIEGNEFRDIAKLAIRGQFGNTGRPAYSSNGFLKRFRNIPTGENIRIANNKFYGTSTNVINLVGEDDKTSQGYNNQLKDLDIQDNQLIGNKNTIDNSIKVSNVAPGGSRIMRNRNN; this is translated from the coding sequence ATGACTATCAGGATCCTGCAAGTGGCGTTTTGGCTGTTTTTCTCTCTTGTATGCGCCTCAGACGCCAGTAAGGTATACGCATTATCCGTCTACAAACCTGTGGCTATCGACGTCAGGGCACTTGGCGCCAAAGGCGACGGTACAACAGATGATAGTAAAGCGATTCAGCAGGCATTGAATCAGGCAGCAACGGCAAGTGACAAGATCGTGTCATTCCCCGCAGGGCAGTACCTGATCAGCCAGACGCTCCGGACGGCTGCTGCAGGTACACGGATGGTCTTCGCGAAAGGAGCATCACTCAAACTGGCCAATAATACCAATGGCGGTATCCTTATTCTGAATGATAACTGTAGTGTTGAAAACGCCACCTTGCAGGGAAATGGTCAGTCGGCCCCCGACCTGTATAAAGGCTACGGTATCGCCTTATCAGCGGTATCCAACAGTACCGTCAAGAACTGCATATTTACCGGTATCAGTGGCTTCAATATATTTCTGAACAGGAATGGTAATAAAGGATGTAACAAATGCGTGATTACAGGTAATACCATCAAATCGCCTGCATTATCACTCCCTAAAGGGTATGATGGCAGCGGTATCATGATCGGGTATTCCGGAACAGGCTATGCACATACAGACAATGAAGTCAGTAACAATACGATTGACGGCGCACAGACACTGGGACATGGTATTGCCGTCATGACCCATGGCTCCGGCAATAAGATCATTGGTAACACTATCAGTAATTGTCTGCGTTACGGGATCATTTCCTACGAGACCAGTTATGAAGATTCCACTTTATTCACGACTGCTATCATCAACAACACGGTCAGCAATATCGGCGCAAAAGACGGTACTACCAATAACATGGGAATGGGTATTTATGTCATGAAAACGCATGGCGCGATCGTGAAAGGGAATAAAGTGAGCAATACACTGATCAATTCAGATAATACGGAAACGCTGGGAAGGGGCGCTATTACAGTCAGTGGGGGCGTAGGTTGCACGGTTGAGAATAATACGATTACCAATTCCGGTAGGTATGGTATTGTGTGCATTTATGGCTTCAATACGTCCATCAGGAATAACAAGATACTCGGCGTAAAAGAATCGGGTATTTACATGCGGAATACCAATGGAAATGTGATCGAAGGCAATGAATTCAGGGATATCGCTAAACTGGCCATCCGCGGACAATTTGGTAATACCGGCAGACCCGCTTATTCCTCCAATGGTTTCCTGAAACGGTTCAGAAATATACCGACAGGCGAAAATATTCGTATTGCCAACAATAAATTTTATGGTACATCTACCAATGTCATCAACCTGGTAGGGGAAGATGATAAAACAAGCCAGGGATATAATAATCAGCTGAAAGACCTGGATATACAGGATAATCAGCTGATAGGGAATAAGAATACGATAGACAATTCCATCAAAGTATCAAATGTGGCGCCCGGTGGCAGCAGGATCATGAGGAACCGGAATAATTAG
- a CDS encoding nucleotide sugar dehydrogenase, with product MSSSGINTNEQKTVANASIAIIGLGYVGLPLAIEFAKKYRTLGFDINEVRVRELTVGKDRTREANIEELKRVTAAAAGTSGTGLTLSSVKNDLQTCNIFIVTVPTPIDDFKAPDLGPLLKASEMLGSVLKAGDIVIYESTVYPGCTEEDCVPVLEKTSGLTFNKDFFAGYSPERINPGDKVNTLTRIKKVTSGSTPEIAEKVDALYRSIIEAGTHKASSIKVAEASKAIENAQRDVNISFVNELALIFDRIGIDTNDVIEAAGTKWNFLKYKPGLVGGHCIGVDPYYLAHKAQALGYHPQVILSGRRVNDNVGNFVANKVVKLMIEKDHKIKGSRALIMGITFKENCPDVRNTRVVDIYEELKQFGLEVDIYDPWADVEEVRNVYEVEVQNELDQTVSYDAIIVAVAHDEFLTLDYGKIKSDNAVIFDTRSCLDRNLVDARL from the coding sequence ATGTCATCATCAGGGATAAATACTAACGAACAGAAGACGGTAGCCAACGCCAGTATAGCCATCATTGGCCTGGGGTATGTCGGTTTGCCCCTGGCGATCGAATTTGCGAAAAAGTACCGTACACTCGGTTTTGATATCAATGAAGTGAGAGTAAGAGAGCTGACCGTAGGTAAAGACAGGACAAGAGAAGCCAACATAGAGGAACTGAAAAGGGTGACCGCAGCCGCTGCCGGAACATCGGGTACAGGACTGACACTGTCTTCTGTAAAGAATGACTTGCAGACCTGCAATATATTCATCGTCACCGTACCGACGCCGATAGATGATTTTAAAGCGCCGGATCTTGGACCGCTGTTAAAAGCTTCTGAAATGCTGGGCAGTGTGCTTAAAGCGGGTGATATCGTGATTTATGAGTCCACTGTATACCCGGGTTGCACAGAAGAGGATTGTGTGCCGGTGCTGGAGAAAACCTCCGGACTGACATTCAACAAAGACTTCTTCGCCGGTTATTCTCCCGAAAGGATTAATCCGGGCGACAAGGTCAATACCCTGACCCGCATCAAAAAAGTGACCAGCGGGTCTACGCCGGAAATCGCAGAAAAAGTAGATGCATTGTATCGCTCCATCATTGAAGCCGGCACGCACAAGGCGTCCTCCATCAAAGTGGCGGAGGCATCCAAAGCCATCGAAAATGCGCAGCGTGACGTCAATATCTCTTTTGTCAACGAACTGGCACTCATCTTCGACCGTATCGGGATCGACACCAACGATGTCATCGAAGCGGCAGGTACAAAATGGAACTTCCTTAAATATAAACCCGGACTGGTAGGTGGTCACTGCATCGGCGTTGATCCTTACTACCTGGCGCATAAAGCACAGGCACTGGGCTATCATCCGCAGGTAATCCTGTCAGGCCGCAGGGTGAACGACAACGTCGGGAATTTTGTGGCCAATAAGGTGGTGAAGCTGATGATTGAGAAAGACCATAAAATCAAAGGCTCCCGGGCACTGATCATGGGAATCACCTTTAAGGAGAATTGTCCGGATGTACGCAATACCCGCGTAGTTGATATCTACGAAGAACTGAAACAGTTCGGCCTCGAAGTAGATATCTACGATCCCTGGGCAGATGTGGAGGAAGTTAGAAACGTATATGAAGTGGAAGTGCAGAACGAACTGGATCAGACGGTGAGCTATGACGCCATCATCGTAGCCGTTGCACATGATGAGTTCCTGACACTGGACTATGGGAAGATCAAAAGCGATAATGCCGTCATTTTCGATACGCGCTCCTGCCTGGACAGAAACCTGGTAGACGCCAGGCTATAA
- a CDS encoding DegT/DnrJ/EryC1/StrS family aminotransferase — protein MLKADIIQEAIQMVDLKGQYLKIKSDVDKAIQECIDTTAFINGPQVSAFATKLQQYLDVEKVVTCGNGTDALQIALMTLGLEPGDEVIVPAFTYVATAEVIGLLRLTPVMVEVNPQTFTVDPAEIEKAITPKTKAIVPVHIYGQCADMDAIMAIAEKHGLHVIEDTAQAIGAEYIHADGSRSKAGTIGTFGCTSFFPSKNLGCYGDGGAMFTNDPALAEKAHMIANHGQKKRYYHTYIGCNSRLDTIQAAVLGVKLDYLDDYNEARNKAANFYDALLADVEGLILPYRNPSSTHVFHQYTMRVKEGRRDELQAYLKSNGIPSMIYYPVPLHQQEAFKGVGRRIGTLELTEQLCSDILSLPMHTELTDEVQLTISNTIKDFFKR, from the coding sequence ATGTTAAAAGCTGATATCATACAGGAAGCCATTCAGATGGTAGATCTGAAAGGACAATATCTGAAGATCAAATCAGATGTAGATAAAGCCATCCAGGAGTGCATAGATACTACTGCCTTTATTAACGGTCCACAGGTAAGTGCTTTTGCCACCAAACTGCAACAGTACCTGGACGTGGAAAAAGTAGTGACCTGCGGTAACGGTACAGATGCATTACAGATCGCTCTGATGACCCTCGGTCTTGAACCGGGTGATGAAGTGATCGTACCTGCATTCACCTATGTAGCCACCGCAGAGGTAATTGGTCTCTTACGACTGACACCTGTTATGGTAGAAGTAAACCCGCAGACTTTCACCGTTGATCCGGCTGAAATCGAAAAGGCCATCACGCCAAAGACCAAAGCCATCGTGCCGGTACATATTTATGGACAATGCGCCGATATGGATGCTATCATGGCCATTGCGGAAAAACATGGTCTGCATGTGATAGAAGACACGGCCCAGGCTATCGGTGCAGAGTATATCCACGCAGATGGCAGTCGCAGTAAAGCAGGTACTATCGGCACATTCGGTTGTACTTCCTTTTTCCCTTCAAAGAATCTGGGATGCTACGGAGACGGCGGCGCCATGTTCACCAATGATCCTGCACTGGCAGAAAAGGCGCATATGATCGCCAACCACGGACAAAAGAAACGATACTATCATACGTATATCGGCTGTAACTCCCGGCTGGATACTATCCAGGCAGCAGTACTGGGTGTGAAACTGGACTACCTGGATGATTATAACGAAGCCAGGAACAAGGCCGCTAACTTCTATGATGCTTTACTGGCAGACGTGGAAGGACTGATACTGCCTTATAGAAATCCATCCTCCACACACGTCTTTCATCAGTATACCATGCGTGTGAAAGAGGGCAGGAGAGATGAATTGCAGGCTTATCTGAAAAGCAATGGTATTCCATCCATGATTTATTACCCGGTGCCTTTGCATCAGCAGGAAGCTTTCAAAGGTGTCGGAAGAAGGATTGGTACGCTGGAACTGACAGAACAGTTGTGCAGCGATATCCTGTCTTTACCGATGCACACCGAACTGACAGATGAAGTACAGCTGACAATTAGCAATACGATAAAGGACTTTTTTAAACGATAA
- a CDS encoding O-antigen polymerase, whose protein sequence is MAFYIYGIILSFVILAYIKAGVRFSLFNIYFGLFLLFYGPAFFIYNASEKLFEKNYAITSVNMLSCFVVGFFVGKFLFREVKGKKRVARTNYNNWTDYLPEENVKIKQGLLYFLLLLSAAIIVTGLFFYGGISSLFTLLSNPLADAELVKQLRQDSGVSGWIAPFYVYTTSGIGRLLAFVFIGLALRKKSPLQVFAAFAFAILLSISYLANMSKSSFIVFYCQLLFFMMLFFNIRINFRKSLLYVSLIIPLLIGVYLVATNAGDAGTALDLIGHRIFVEPIRVLQLYPKYYPDILPFANGMNIRLVHDFFSSDNYVPAHVAVTGGLEHASFNAMFIADAYVDFSYFGVVIQSIFVGYLLSYLDFLLYRKNNYLQKALMSALLIGIFSMINSGLITSLIGFGLVTLPILAYFLRDRRRRRIYIGPSDVEYTEQFKVI, encoded by the coding sequence ATGGCGTTCTACATCTACGGTATCATATTATCTTTTGTAATCCTCGCTTATATTAAAGCGGGGGTCAGATTTTCTTTGTTTAATATCTACTTCGGATTGTTCTTACTCTTTTACGGTCCGGCATTCTTTATCTACAATGCTTCAGAGAAACTCTTTGAAAAGAATTATGCCATTACTTCCGTGAATATGCTCAGCTGTTTCGTTGTCGGATTCTTCGTCGGGAAGTTTTTATTCCGGGAAGTAAAAGGCAAAAAGCGCGTTGCACGCACAAATTATAATAACTGGACAGATTATCTGCCGGAAGAGAATGTGAAAATAAAACAGGGTCTGCTTTATTTTCTGCTGCTGCTCAGTGCCGCGATAATCGTTACCGGTCTCTTTTTTTATGGTGGTATCTCATCGCTGTTCACGTTGTTAAGCAATCCGTTGGCGGATGCAGAACTGGTCAAACAGTTACGGCAGGATTCGGGTGTCTCGGGATGGATCGCTCCGTTCTACGTGTATACAACTTCCGGTATTGGAAGGTTGCTGGCTTTCGTTTTTATTGGCCTGGCATTACGAAAGAAAAGTCCATTACAAGTCTTTGCCGCTTTTGCCTTTGCAATACTGCTGAGTATTTCTTATCTGGCCAATATGAGTAAGTCGTCTTTTATTGTGTTTTATTGCCAGCTCTTGTTTTTCATGATGCTGTTCTTTAACATCCGTATCAACTTTCGCAAGTCCCTGCTGTATGTTTCGCTCATTATTCCGTTGCTGATAGGCGTTTACCTGGTAGCGACAAACGCAGGTGATGCCGGTACGGCCCTGGATCTGATCGGGCATAGGATCTTTGTAGAACCAATTCGCGTATTACAGCTTTATCCCAAGTATTATCCGGATATCCTGCCATTTGCAAACGGAATGAATATCCGCCTGGTGCATGATTTCTTTTCGTCTGATAATTATGTGCCGGCACACGTGGCAGTTACCGGCGGACTGGAACACGCCTCCTTTAATGCGATGTTTATTGCAGATGCGTATGTAGACTTCTCCTATTTCGGCGTAGTGATACAATCCATCTTTGTAGGCTATCTGCTGTCGTACCTCGACTTCCTGTTATACCGCAAGAATAATTACCTGCAGAAAGCACTGATGTCGGCACTGTTGATCGGGATCTTTTCCATGATCAATTCGGGGCTGATTACGTCGCTGATAGGATTTGGTCTTGTTACGTTGCCGATACTGGCTTATTTCCTGCGCGACAGACGACGTCGCAGGATTTATATAGGCCCGTCTGACGTTGAATATACCGAACAGTTTAAAGTTATATAA
- a CDS encoding acyltransferase, with amino-acid sequence MGFFSHETAVIDEGCEIGDGTKIWHFSHVMPNCKIGENCNIGQNVVVSPHVVLGRNVKVQNNVSIYEGVICEDDVFLGPSMVFTNVINPRSAIVRKSEFRKTHVGKGASVGANATIVCGHDIGEYAFIGAGAVVTKTVLPYALVVGNPARQVGWISEYGHRLAFNEQSIAVCPESGQQYELVNNAIKRIK; translated from the coding sequence ATGGGATTTTTTTCACACGAAACAGCCGTTATCGATGAAGGCTGTGAAATCGGAGACGGTACAAAGATCTGGCATTTCTCGCACGTGATGCCGAATTGTAAGATAGGAGAGAACTGTAACATCGGACAGAATGTAGTGGTTTCTCCGCATGTCGTATTGGGCAGAAACGTCAAAGTGCAGAACAATGTATCGATCTACGAAGGCGTCATCTGTGAAGATGATGTTTTTCTGGGGCCTTCCATGGTCTTCACCAACGTGATCAACCCCAGGAGTGCTATTGTTCGCAAATCAGAGTTCCGTAAGACACACGTCGGCAAAGGCGCTTCTGTAGGAGCCAACGCCACGATCGTATGCGGACATGATATCGGTGAATATGCTTTCATTGGAGCTGGTGCAGTGGTTACAAAGACAGTATTACCCTATGCACTGGTGGTAGGTAATCCGGCGAGACAGGTCGGCTGGATCAGCGAATACGGTCACCGGCTCGCTTTTAATGAGCAAAGTATTGCGGTCTGCCCGGAAAGCGGACAACAATATGAGCTAGTCAACAATGCCATAAAAAGGATAAAATAA
- a CDS encoding oligosaccharide flippase family protein, whose translation MSLNGYISRVRNSVFLRNVSTLAAGTVLSQLIIFGASPFLTRIYSPVDFGVLALFTSVSMLAAILSTGRYELAIGLPEQDDEAINVVALTVLNSFIMALFYVLLILVLRQSSWSVLQSSSLLHQPVIFLVPVYTFMTAAFSSQTYWNQRRKSYKEISTSLVTQAVVATAINIILGLIGLSAWGLIAGLLMGQLGANLFLLVKMIRENSFRGVKAARIKEVAIRFVNFPKFMTFSGVLLTTSQQVVPIIFSFLFNAVVVGFFSLANRMLRVPNIVLTTSIGNVFRNDAIDSIRDKGSCDQLFKATLRKLTLLSVPIYLVLWIVSPFLFVIFFGKDWESSGYFARIICIMLALDFIATPLSTLFNVIGRQKAYMRLQLCNTVIGVGALWAGAKFFNDAYMSISLFTLSNCVFSLVSIYITYQYSKEQYKI comes from the coding sequence GTGTCATTAAACGGTTATATATCCCGGGTCAGGAATTCGGTTTTTTTAAGGAATGTCTCTACACTGGCAGCAGGCACTGTATTGAGTCAGCTGATCATTTTCGGAGCTTCTCCTTTTCTGACAAGGATCTATAGCCCGGTAGATTTTGGTGTACTGGCGCTGTTTACCAGCGTCAGTATGCTGGCTGCCATCCTCAGTACCGGCAGGTATGAGCTGGCAATCGGCTTGCCTGAACAGGATGATGAAGCCATTAATGTAGTTGCGCTGACCGTGTTGAATTCATTCATCATGGCGCTGTTTTACGTCCTGCTGATTCTTGTATTAAGACAGAGCAGCTGGTCCGTATTACAATCATCCTCGCTGCTGCATCAGCCAGTCATATTCCTGGTGCCGGTCTACACCTTTATGACAGCCGCTTTTTCATCGCAGACCTACTGGAATCAACGGCGGAAGTCTTACAAGGAGATTTCCACCTCATTAGTGACACAGGCAGTCGTAGCTACCGCCATCAACATCATCCTGGGGCTTATCGGTTTAAGTGCCTGGGGCCTGATAGCGGGATTGCTGATGGGACAGCTGGGCGCCAATTTATTTCTGCTGGTGAAAATGATCCGGGAAAATAGTTTCCGGGGAGTAAAAGCCGCCAGGATCAAAGAAGTAGCCATACGCTTTGTCAACTTTCCGAAGTTCATGACATTCTCGGGCGTATTGCTCACCACTTCTCAACAGGTCGTGCCGATTATCTTTTCATTCCTTTTCAATGCGGTAGTAGTAGGTTTCTTTTCCCTGGCCAACAGGATGCTGCGGGTGCCCAATATCGTACTGACCACCTCCATCGGGAATGTGTTCAGGAACGATGCGATCGACAGCATCCGGGACAAGGGGAGTTGCGACCAGCTGTTTAAGGCGACGCTGCGTAAGCTGACCTTACTGTCGGTGCCTATTTACCTCGTGCTCTGGATCGTATCGCCTTTTTTGTTCGTGATCTTCTTTGGCAAAGACTGGGAGTCTTCCGGTTATTTCGCCAGGATCATCTGTATCATGCTGGCGCTTGATTTCATTGCAACGCCATTGAGCACTTTGTTCAATGTGATCGGCCGGCAGAAGGCATATATGCGCCTGCAACTGTGTAATACGGTGATCGGTGTCGGGGCATTATGGGCAGGTGCGAAGTTCTTTAACGACGCGTATATGTCTATCAGCCTGTTTACACTCAGTAACTGTGTGTTCAGCCTGGTAAGCATCTACATCACTTATCAGTACTCTAAAGAGCAATATAAAATCTGA
- a CDS encoding Gfo/Idh/MocA family protein, producing the protein MSDKVKFAVIGCGHIGKRHAEMIFRNEEAELVALVDNSPRHTLGIEKYQVPFFSSLDDLLYSEVAEGLDVINIATPNGYHARQALQCLEAKKNIVVEKPMALNKKDAESVIFKALHVHKHLFAVMQNRYSPPTVWMKQVIEQGVLGKIYMVQINCYWNRDSRYYTPNNWHGTKELDGGTLFTQFSHFIDIMYWLFGDIENIKAKCANFSHRGVIDFEDSGFVNFNFVNGGMGSLNYSTSIWNENLESSLTVIAEKGSIKIGGQYMDKVEICKVRDYTMPTLPPTNPGNDYGSYKGSAANHHYIIENVVDVMKERAAITTNALEGLKVVDIIERIYAAAQQC; encoded by the coding sequence ATGAGTGACAAAGTAAAATTTGCCGTAATCGGCTGTGGTCACATCGGCAAGCGACATGCAGAGATGATCTTCCGGAATGAGGAAGCTGAACTCGTCGCTTTAGTCGATAACAGTCCCAGACACACGCTGGGCATCGAGAAGTATCAGGTCCCATTTTTCTCCTCACTGGACGATCTGCTGTACTCTGAAGTAGCAGAAGGTCTCGATGTAATCAACATAGCCACCCCCAATGGCTATCATGCCAGACAGGCACTGCAATGTCTGGAAGCTAAAAAGAACATCGTCGTTGAAAAACCAATGGCGCTGAACAAGAAAGATGCAGAAAGTGTCATCTTCAAAGCCCTGCATGTACACAAGCACCTGTTTGCCGTAATGCAGAACCGTTACTCCCCGCCAACAGTTTGGATGAAACAGGTCATCGAACAGGGCGTACTGGGTAAAATCTACATGGTACAGATCAACTGTTACTGGAACAGGGATTCCCGCTATTATACGCCAAACAACTGGCATGGTACGAAAGAACTGGATGGCGGTACGCTGTTCACACAGTTCTCCCACTTCATCGATATCATGTACTGGCTGTTCGGAGACATCGAGAACATCAAAGCCAAATGCGCCAACTTCAGTCACAGAGGTGTGATCGATTTTGAAGACAGTGGTTTTGTGAACTTCAACTTTGTCAACGGTGGCATGGGATCGCTGAACTATTCCACTTCCATCTGGAATGAGAACCTGGAAAGTTCACTGACGGTGATCGCAGAAAAAGGTTCCATCAAGATTGGTGGTCAGTACATGGATAAAGTCGAGATCTGTAAGGTCAGAGACTATACCATGCCTACTTTACCGCCAACTAATCCGGGTAATGACTATGGTTCCTATAAAGGTTCTGCTGCCAATCACCATTACATCATCGAAAACGTGGTGGACGTGATGAAGGAGAGAGCTGCTATTACAACCAATGCGCTGGAAGGGTTGAAGGTAGTGGATATCATCGAGCGGATCTATGCCGCAGCGCAGCAATGCTAA